The DNA sequence CGAGAGATCAGCGATGTGACGGATGCTAACAAGGATGTCGGGCTGCAGGTCACTGCGGCACCGGTTGCGCGTCTTGTTGCCCCCTTGCGCCGCAGCCTGTCGGCACAGCTCCTGGTGCTCACCGTTCTGTTTGTGATGTTGGCAGAAGTGCTGATCTATGTGCCCTCGCTCTCCAATTTCAGGGACAGCTGGATCAAGCAACGCTTGGCTCAAGCACAGATCGCAACTCTCGCCCTCGAAGCAACGCCGGACAATATGGTTGCGAGCACGCTCCGCGATGAACTTCTGACGAACGCAGAAGCTTTTGCCGTTGTACTGCATAGAAACGCAGCACGTCGATTGATCCTGAGAGACGACATGCCGCCGGCGATCGACGCGACCTATGATCTGCGTGATGCGACCTTTCTCGACATTGTCATGGACATGTTCGACTGCCTGATGGCGGAGGATGGTCGCACCATTCGCGTGATCGGCAAGCCTCGGTTTGAAGGTGGCGACTTTATCGAAATCGTCTTCGACGAAACGCCGCTTCGGCAGGCCATGCTCGATTTTTCGACCAACATTCTCAATCTGTCGATCCTGATCTCGATCATCACGGCGTCACTCGTCTTTTTTGCCCTGAACTTCTTCTTGGTCCGTCCCATGCGACGCATCACCGAAAACATGGTGGCCTTCAGTGAAAAGCCGGACGATGCGTCCCGTGTCATTGAACCATCGGCGCGTTTGGATGAAATCGGTGTTGCAGAGCGGGAATTGGCTGACCTTCAGACACAGGTGCGTTCTACCTTGAACCAACAGGCACGTCTTGCATCGCTGGGAACCGCGATCAGCAAGATCAACCATGACCTGCGGAACATTTTGGCGAGCACACAGCTGATTTCCGATCGGCTCGGCGGTGTGGATGACCCAACTGTGCAAAGTCTGGCGCCGCGCCTTTTTGCATCCATTGATCGTGCCATTCAGCTATGCACCAACACACTTAAATTTGGCAGCAGCGAAGAAGCGCCGCCGGACCGTCGGCCTGTCGCGTTGAAAGACCTCGCGACTGAGGCGATGGAGGCGATAGGCCTGGAAGAAAGCAGTCCCGTCGCCATCCGCATTGATGTCGCCGATGGGTTGGAGATCGATGCAGATCCGGATCACCTTTTCCGCGTTCTTCTAAATCTTGGGCGGAACGCGGCGCAGGCCATGGAAGCAGGGGGGGAGATTTCAGTATCAGCCGTCAATGATGTAGACTCAGTCAGCATTGAATTGGCTGATAACGGGCCAGGCATTCCTGACGCCGCCCGCGAACGGCTCTTCCAGCCGTTTGGCGGAACAACCCGCCAGGGAGGGACCGGTCTAGGTCTTGCAATATCTGCGGATCTGGTTCGGGCACATGGCGGCACGCTGGAGCTTGTTGAAACCGGTGCCAACGGAACACGGTTTAGAATATGCATACCTCACCGCAAGGAATTTGTCCGCGCGGCGCAGTAAAAGCGATTGAGACGTCGACGAAAATCTGACGAAGAGCTTCGAAAAAGAGAGGTGCACCATGGAACATATCAAAGACGGTTCACGCGTGCTTGTCGCGGATATTGGCGGCACCTATGCGCGTTTCTCCTACGCTGACGCGTCAGTTGGGGTGTCGTCGCTTACGCCGCCCTTTGTTTTGGAAACCGAAGGATTTGCGACTTTTGGGGACGTGCTTCAGGAAGTGTTGGATGAAACCGGGCGTCCAGAGGTGAACGCTGCGGCGATCTGCGGCGCTGGGCCTGTTGTCGGCGATGACGGCTCTGCATCGATTGATATGACCAACTGTCCTTGGCAACTGACAGAGGTAGAGCTGACAAAGCGCCTCGGGACGTCGCGGGTGCAACTCGTAAATGACTTTGCAGCGATCGCCCAGGCGCTCCCATTGTTCGACGAAGAGGAGCTTCTACAGCTGGGAACCGGAACGCCTGACACAGACGGACCGCTCGCGGTTCTGGGAGCCGGGACAGGGCTCGGCGTGGCGGGGTTAGTGCCTGACGGACACGGTCACTATGCATTGATTGATGGGGAAGGCGGCCATACAGACATCGCCCCAGCGAATACCAGAGAGCTCGCCATCTATGAACGCTTGTTGAGACGTTTTGGGCATGTGAATGCAGAAACCATTCTGTCAGGCAGCGGTCTTGAGGCACTCCATGATGCGCTGTGCGAGATGGAAGGTCTGACTTGCGAACCTGTGAGTGCCGCAGAAATTGCGGCGCGCGCGGCAACCGGGGGGGAGCCTCTAAGCGCGGAGGCGGTACATTGTTTCACCAACTGGCTGGGGGCGGCGGCGGCCAATGTCGCGCTCACCTTGGGCGCGACAGGAGGCGTTTACATCGCGGGCGGCATCGTGCCGCGATGGGGCGGTCTGTTTGAAGCAGCGCGTTTCCGTGCACGGTTTGAGGATCGAGGAAAGATCAGTGCTTACGTGAAACCAATCCCCACTTATCTTGTGGTTGCACCCGACCCGGCGCTGAAAGGACTGGTGAAGATCGCGTCGGGGTTATTGGAGTCTTAGAGGCGACCACTCAAAACGACACCCTCGCGGCGCGGATCCGCACCGCCTTCAAGCCCGCCTTCCAAACGGCGAATGCCATGGAGCCCGCTGGTGATTTCTTTCACCATGACTTCATGCCCAAGCTGTTCCAGCTCATCTTTTAGGTCCGCTATGGCGGTGCCTTCTTCAATTTCCAGCGGGCCATTGCGGTTCACATGTCGCGGCTGATTGATGGCCTCCTGCATCGGCAGGTGATGGTCGAGAAGCGCAACCAGCGTCTGGGTTACATAGGCAATGATACGACTGCCGCCCGGAGACCCGATCGCCAAGTGAAAATTCCCGTCTGCATCAAAAACCATGCTTGGTGTCATGGAAGAGCGAGGCCGTTTCCCCGGCGCCACTGAGTTGGCAACCGGCTTTCCGTCAATCTCAGGACGAAACGAGAAGTCGGTGAGCTGGTTATTGATGAAAAAACCGCCGGCCATCAAATGACTGCCAAAGGGCGCTTCAACTGATGTTGTCATGGACACCACATTGCCTTGTGCGTCCACAATACTGAGATGGCTGGTCGAAGGACGAGATCGGGACTCATTTGGCGCGTAGCGAGACCCCAGATCACCTGAGGCTACTGGCACACCTGCCACCGCGTTCCCGAGGCTGCTGGAGGGATCGATCAACCGCGCACGTGAGGCGAGATAGTTTTCATCAAGCATGGCCGCAACAGGAACATCGACAAAGTCTGTGTCCCCGATATAGAGATCGCGATCAGCATAGGCAAGACGGCTTGCTTCCGTGATGAGGTGCACTGCTTCAAGTGACCCGGGTCTAAATGCTCCCATATCAAATGATTCAAGAATGCCAAGGGTCTGCAGGCTAGTCAGTCCGCCAGAGGTTGACGGCGGCATGCCACAGACAGTGTAGGTCCGGTATTCAAGGCAGATCGGGTCGCGTTTTACGGGCTCGTAGGCGGCCATATCAGTCATGCTGAGTGTGCCAGGGCGTATGGGGGCATTTTGGGAAGCCGCGACAATGGCTTCGGCTATTTCCCCTTTGTAAAACACATCAGGGCCCTGCTCGGCGATCAGCCGCAGGCTCTTTGCGTAGGCTGGATTTTTAAGCCGCGTGCCAACGGCGAGAGGGACGGCATTCCCGGTCTCATCTTCTGTAAAGAAGTAAGCGCGTGACCAGGGCAGGCGCGGCAGCGCTGGGGACCAGGCGATCATCTTGTTGAGGCGCGGCGTGACGAGAAAACCTTCTTCAGCGAGTTGGATTGCGGGTTGAAAAAGGTCGACCCAGGGCAAGCGCCCATGCTCTTGGTGCGCGAGATGAAGCATGGCTATGGCGCCGGGCACGCCATTGGATTGTCCGGTGACCACGGCATCAAAAAAGGATAGAGGCTGCCCGGCTTCATCAAGGAAGAGCTGAGGTGTTGCGCCAGCGGGTGCTGTTTCGCGCCCGTCATACGTCTCAAGCAGGCGAGCGCGCTCGTCCCAATGCAGCATATAGGCACCGCCCCCGATGCCGGACGATTGCGGTTCGACAAGTGTGAGAACCAGCTGCACCGCAATGGCTGCATCTACGGCAGAGCCGCCCGCCGCCAATATCTGCTGGCCTGCTTTGCTGGCCTCCGGGTGAGCAGACGAGACCATATATTCGCCTGTGCCGGTGCGACCCTTGGCGCCCGAATGGCTCCACCAGATACCAAGCGGAGCGGTGACAACGGCAATGCCAACAATCACAAGCAAAGCGCGGGAAAATTTCATCAAGTCCTCCATGTGAGGGAATGCCCCTCTTAGGGTCCATGCGGTCGCGTCGACCCCAGCATAGCCAATTGACAGGCAATTGACCCAGCGGCAGCTGATCGCTAGCGTCCGCCACCAAGGGTACGTCTATTTTGCGTGCCGCAGCGTTTAAGGAAAACCATGGTCACATCGTTCCCCCCCAATGGCCTAAAAGCCGGCCCTCGTAACTTGATCACGGATGTCGATGGGATCAAGGTCGGTCAGGCAGAAGATGGTACGGCGCGCACAGGTGCAACAGTGATCCTGCCCGACGCACCGGTGACGGCAGCAGTAAATGTGATGGGCGGTGCACCTGGCACCAGAGAGACAGACGCGCTCGACCCGAGCAGATTGCTCGGCGGTGTCATCGATGCGGTGACGCTCTCTGGTGGGTCCGTTTATGGTCTCGATGCAGGCTCGGGCGTGACCGCCTGGCTTGGTGCACGCGGCCGTGGCTTCGAAATCGCTGGAAGTGATATGCGCGCACCCATCGTGCCCGGCGCGATCCTGTTTGACCTCTCCAATGGTGGCGACAAGGGCTGGGGCGAAGAACCTCCATACCGGCGTTTGGGCGCCGAAGCGGCAGCGGCCGCCTCCGAAAGCTTTGAACTGGGCAACGCCGGTGCTGGCTTTGGCGCGCGCGCGGGTAGCATTAAGGGTGGGACTGGGTCCGCGTCCCTCGTGTCTGACGATGGTTTGCAGATCGGGGCCCTTATGGCGGTCAACTCATATGGCTCAGCAATTGTCCCAGGGACCAAAGCCTTTTGGGCAGCGCCTTTTGAGCGGGAGGGAGAGTTTGGCGGCGTCGCTCCGGCTTCTCTTTCGCCGGATGCAGAATGGCTTGAGGGAACGAAGGCAGGTAATCCAGGACTCCGACAGAATACGACCATCGGCATTGTTGCCACCAATGCGGACCTCACCGCTGCGGAATGCAACCGCGTTGCCGTGATGGCTCATGACGGTCTGTCGCGCGCCCTTCGTCCTGCCCATGCGCCGGTGGATGGTGATGTGATCTTTGTCATCGCTACAGGTACGCATGCTTTGGGCGATGACATGCGTGTACGGCATCTCTCGGAAATCGGTACCTACGCAGGTGATTGCGTTGCCCGCGCCATCTCACGCGGCGTTTACGAAGCGACCTCGATTGGCGATATGATTGGCTACAAAGATGCGGTGACCTGAAACTAGTTTTCTGGGTCAAGGCGTTTGGCGTGGGCTTTCATCGCAACCGGGAGCCAGGCAGAAAATCTGGGGCTTAGTTTCTCAAAACGGGCAACAAAGTCCGGATGGGACAGGTACATGTCCGCAAGGCCGGCAAAACCTTCTGCTGAACACGGGCGCCCCCACATTTTGCTGACAAAATCCCGATGGCGTTCAAGTAGGGCATGAAGCGTATCTGAGCTTGTCTCCGTGCCGCTTTCATAGGTCGCAACCAAGTTCCGCTCGATTGCCTGCAACTCTTCCATTGCGCCTTCTATACCATGAGGTAGCTCTTCGATAATCCTCTTGGATGTGGCGATCTGGTCAGCCATAGCAGCGCCATAGGTTTTGATAAGCCAGGCTTCGTGCGCTGCCTGCTGCTCCGCTGAAAATGGTTTGTAAAGCTCATCTAATGTCATGTCTCGATCTCCTTTGAGATGAGCAATCGTGGCATTCAGAGTGTCGATCATCTGTGCTGTTTGGTGCGCCTCGCGATGCAAGCGGTCACGATGGTCTGTCAGGCGCACAATGGCGTTGCTCGATCCCTCAAGGAACGATTTGATCTCGCCAAGAGCCATACCGACATCGCGATAGAAGAGAATTTCCTGTAGCCGCAACGCTTCCGCGTGGCCATAGGTACGATATCCATTCCTCGCCACATGTGCAGGAGTGAGGAGGCCAATCGCATCATAATGATGCAACGTCCTTACCGACACACCCGCAAGCGCAGCCAGCTGACCTACTGAATATTCCTCATGCTCGTTTGTCATGACATGTTCATGAGGCCTGACGCAGCGTGAGGGTCAAGGTAATTCTCGCAACAAAAAAGCCCCGCTCGAAAGAGCGGGGCTTTTGAGAAACTACGGAATGCGACTTAGCGAACGTAGATGCGCACTTCGTTGGAAGATACACCAGCGCTGGTTGTTGCTGACAGCTGAACCCGATCAGGGGGCAGGCCCATGTCGCTCATGGAGCGAAAGACCCGCTCTGCATTTTCCCGAGACTGGGATTGCGCCAGCTGAACATTGGCTGCTGTCCCACCAGCTGGTGAAACCGCAAGAACCGTGAACTCAGCACCTGGGCGCAGCTCAAGTGCCTGGGAGAGCGCCGTGTAGAGCGAGCGCTCATATTCAACGCCCGGGCGATCAAAACGAATGGTCACAAGCGGTGGTGTACCGGGAACCTCGCCTGCGGCGCGCGGTGCAGCGGCAAGGCTCGGCGCTGCAGACGGTGTCTGCGACACCGACAGACCGCCACCATAGATCTGCCCACGCTTGATTGCGTTGGAGAGCGTGTTGAGCGCTGCGCGTTCATTGGCGAGATAGGTCGTCTGGCGCGCAGTATCTTCCCGCAACTCGCTGAGCAGGCTGTTGATCACAACGATCGTTTGCTTGGTATTGTCCTGAAGCGTTTCGAGTTGAACATGGTCAGCGTCGACCGCGCCGGACAGGCCGAAGGTCGCCTGGATCGTATCCAGCAGATAGGTCGCCGTTGATGCGTCTCCGGCAATGGCCGTCGAAAGCGCTGTCATATTGTTGATGTCGCGGGCCATCTGATCGAGCTCTGCCTGGGTCTGGTTCCACGCAGATACAAGGTTCGGATTGCCCGGCGTGGTGCCAACCTGCAGTTTGGCTTCGATGCCGGCCTTGCTGGCGTGGTAGGCGCTGGCATGAGTACTGGTCTGGGAGCGGATGCTCTCTAGCTCTGTAGAGCGGGTGTTCATGGCTGTCTGAAGCCGTCCCAAGTCACCGCGAAGTTGCCCAACTCGGGCGCCGACGGGCGTTCCGGTCGCCTGCCCGGGTGTGACGGTCAAGCCAGCAGCGGTGCTGGTTCCGAGCGCTGGGGCAGCATTTGCCCCTGTTTTAGCTTCATCGCCAGCGACGGTCGGCCAGATGACCTCGTCGGCAAAGGCGCAGCCGCCGAGCGCGAGCATCGCACTAAGGGCCAGAAGGCGAAGGCTTTTAGGTCCAATCTGACTCGACATGATTTTTTAAATCCACACCCGTTATATGGCCGGTTTCTGAGTGAAATCCTCAGGAAATCAGCAGTTCGGCGGCTTGGTAGCCGCACCATTTGTTTAAGGAACATCCAACAAACAGACTGGATTTCGGGAATGTCGATCAGCCTTTTGAGCCGATCAGACTCCTCCGACGCACAGCCTTGAATTGGCCTCGATGCCCCTCTTGTAGCCGCCGCGCGACAAACCAACTGCCATGCCGCATGCATGACGGTATTTCGCGGATGCGAAAGCAATTTAACCAAAGGGATTTTAGGCCGCAAGTGCGTTGGTAGAAAGGTGAAATTGCTCCTACCATCAGATTTGGTGCGGTTTTTTCGTGTTTTCGAGATGCCGACGCTATTGTTAAGGGTCAGGCGCTCCAATCCAACAACAAACTGTCGGCAATCGGCGCCTTGGATGATTGCTCCGGTCTCATGTCAAACACCTTTGCGGGCGCCGCCGCTTGGCTGCTCCTGACGAGCAGATCCATACAGCCTCTCAAACGCAGATTTGGTGATGTAGGTATCGCGCGGTGAGTGATGTCACATGGAGCGACAATAAGCCTTAGGGACTACAAAAAACCCCAGAAAACCTAGATCTTTCTGTCTTTCCCAATTTAGTGAAATGTCAGTTTCTTAGACGAGATCCGATTGAAACTAGAATTTTTAGATGTAGGCAAACTGCGGCATTCAGCTGTGTCAGGGGGCCCGTAAGATTTTATTAAATTGCTCTCAGTAGCGGTGAAACAGCGCTGGCTTGTGCCAGCAGTTTTGTGGCTTTGGGGGTACCAATGAAAATTAGGGGTGCATTTTTGGGGTTGGTAGCGGCGGTGATGACCGTCTCGTCATCCCTGCCCGTATACGCCGACGTAACCGATAAGGATATCCAGGTTCTCGGTCGGGCAATAGGGTTCATCGAAAACGGTCCATCAGGGACCGTTGCAGTGGCCGTCGTCTACGCAGACGGCGATGCAGCATCGCAGGCAGCGGCTGACGCATTGGCGGGACAGATTGGCAGCGGCAAGTCCGCAGGCAAGCTGACACTGAATGCGAGCTCGGTAGCAGCCAGCGCATTAGGCAGCGCGGGCGCGCAGATTATTCTCGTGCCAAACGGTCAAGCCGGGGTGTACAGCGCCGTTCAAAGTGCGGCGACGTCCGGGCAGGGCATTTCTGTCTCTGCAGATAAAGCATGCGCAGAAGCGGGCGCCTGCATTATTGCCGTCGCGACAGCACCGAAGGTCGAAATCTTCATCTCTGGCTCAGCAAGTGCTGCGGCCGGTGTGAATTTCGGGTCGGCTTTTCGGATGATGATCAAGGAACTCTAGGTGTTTCTGGTCACCAGAACGCCTCTATCAGGAAATTTAGCAATGAAGAAATCAGCAAAATCATTTGCGGTAGCAGCCGCCCTTGTGACCGCCAGTAGCGCGGCGCACGCAGACACTATCCAGTATGGCGCGCTTGAAGAACTGTTCGGCGAGCCTGTAACAACCAGCGCAACCGGTGCGCCACAGCGGGCAACCGATGCTCCTGTGCCGATGACGATTATTACGCAGGAAGATATTCGCCGGTCCGGTGCTTATGACATTCCAGGCGTCTTGCGCGACGTTGTGGGTGTGAATGTGCAACGTCATTCGACGTTTGGGGCAGACGTGGGTGTTCGCGGTTACAACCAGAACTTCTCACCGCGCATTTTGGTGCTGGTGAATGGACGGCAGGTTTATCTTGACGATTATGGTCGGACTTCCTGGGCCAACATTCCTGTTCAACTAGGTGAAATTCGTCAGATTGAGGTTGTCAAAGGACCGAGCACTGCATTGTTTGGTTTCAATGCCATCTCCGGCGTCATCAACATCCTGACCTTCAATCCTTTGTATGACGATGTGTCGGTTGCCGAGGTGCGGTATGGCACCAACAAATTCCGTGAAGCATCCTTCGCGCAGTCAGCGAAATGGGGCGATAATGCTGGTGTTCGCATCTCCGGCGGTATCGCACGTGCAGAAGAATTTGATGACGGGCGCAATGCAGGATTGGGTGACCCTCGCAAGGAATCTCTTCTGCTGGACTCCAGTGTTCAGGTGACCGATGCACTGCAGGTGGGTTTTGAGGCCAGCTACACAAATTCCAGACTCAATGAGCTGGTGACGGGTACTACACTTGGCCGTGACCAATATCGCACCCATTCTTTCAAGGGCTCTGCAAGTCTGGACACAAGTGCAGGTCTGACGAGCATGACCGTCTATCAGAATACGCTCGACCTAAATTTTGGTGGTGGGTTTCCTGTGGACCAGGAAGTTCTGGTGGCAAAACTTGATCACCTGGTGAGCGTTGGTTCAGATCACACGTTCCGAGCAGCAACTGAATACCGTACGAATGAGCTGAGTTATGGTCCAATCGGTGTGAACGCTGGCGAAGTTTCCTATGCTGTTGCCTCTGTTGGCGGCATGTGGAACTGGAACATCAATGAACAGTGGACATTGAACAATGCCCTACGAGTTGATTTCCTCTCTCTCGACCGGGAAGGCCCATTCTTAGGCCCAACCATCTTCACCAATGCCAACTTTGACCGAGACCTGACGGAATATTCCGCCAACTCTGGTGTGGTTTTCCGCGCGACAGAAAACGACACCCTTCGGCTTTCATATGGACGTGGGGTGATGGTTCCATCATTGCTGGAATTTGGTCTCAACGCCTTTCCTTTCGGCGCCACACCAAACCTTGACCCGACCATCGTCAACAATGTTGACCTTGGCTGGGATCACAAGATGGAAGGTTTTGCTGACCTCCTGCGCGTAGATGTTTACGCACAGAAATCAGAGAACCTCCGTGATTTCGGATCACAAGTGGTACCACTCGGCGGTCCAGCCAACCTTCTGCTCACGCAGAACTCTGGTGACTCTGAGGCCTATGGCGTTGAATTCACCCTTGAGGGTCATGTGGGCGAAAACTGGACCTGGGACGCGAGCTACGGTTTTGCAAAAGTCGAGGACTCGATGAGACCTGGCGTCACACAGAACTTCGAGGACACAAACTCCGAACATGAAGCAAACCTCCATGTTGGATATGCGGAAGGTCCGTGGACGGCTGATGGCTTCCTCAATTATGTCTCCGAACGTGACTTCGAAAACGGCGGCGCACTGATCCCAGTGAATGCCTATGTCGATGCAAATGTGCGGGTGGCTTATGAATTCGCAGAGGGTGTTGAGCTCGGCGTCGTAGGTCGAGGGCTTCTGGGTGGCCAGCATCAGGAAACTGTTGGGTCAGATGTCGACCAACAGCTCTTTGCGACCCTTCGCTTCGACTTCTGATTGAGTGGGGCGGCCCCAGGGGTCGCCCCAATCTATTCACACTGGGGATTGGACTGGCAAGATGAAAAACCTATCGATTTCGAATTGGCCATTTGCCGCAAAATTTGGACTTCCAGCAGCTTTGGCATTGTTGGCATTGGTCGGCACCACATTTTGGGCGCTGACAATTATCGATACACAAGTGACGCGCATTGATGAACTCGTGTCACAGGATATGGAAAGAGTGCGCGAGCTCTCATCAATTTCATCAAGCGTCCGGCAGGTCAACGGCGACCTGTACCAACTCCTCACAGAAGCAGCTGCGAACCCGGGAACGGTGAACGTGGAAGCAGTCGCGGGTCGGTTGCAGGCGGAAAATGCAAACATTATTGCAGCGCTTGAAAGCCAAAAGGC is a window from the Rhodobiaceae bacterium genome containing:
- the gchK gene encoding globin-coupled histidine kinase, whose product is MDREISDVTDANKDVGLQVTAAPVARLVAPLRRSLSAQLLVLTVLFVMLAEVLIYVPSLSNFRDSWIKQRLAQAQIATLALEATPDNMVASTLRDELLTNAEAFAVVLHRNAARRLILRDDMPPAIDATYDLRDATFLDIVMDMFDCLMAEDGRTIRVIGKPRFEGGDFIEIVFDETPLRQAMLDFSTNILNLSILISIITASLVFFALNFFLVRPMRRITENMVAFSEKPDDASRVIEPSARLDEIGVAERELADLQTQVRSTLNQQARLASLGTAISKINHDLRNILASTQLISDRLGGVDDPTVQSLAPRLFASIDRAIQLCTNTLKFGSSEEAPPDRRPVALKDLATEAMEAIGLEESSPVAIRIDVADGLEIDADPDHLFRVLLNLGRNAAQAMEAGGEISVSAVNDVDSVSIELADNGPGIPDAARERLFQPFGGTTRQGGTGLGLAISADLVRAHGGTLELVETGANGTRFRICIPHRKEFVRAAQ
- the glk gene encoding glucokinase; the encoded protein is MEHIKDGSRVLVADIGGTYARFSYADASVGVSSLTPPFVLETEGFATFGDVLQEVLDETGRPEVNAAAICGAGPVVGDDGSASIDMTNCPWQLTEVELTKRLGTSRVQLVNDFAAIAQALPLFDEEELLQLGTGTPDTDGPLAVLGAGTGLGVAGLVPDGHGHYALIDGEGGHTDIAPANTRELAIYERLLRRFGHVNAETILSGSGLEALHDALCEMEGLTCEPVSAAEIAARAATGGEPLSAEAVHCFTNWLGAAAANVALTLGATGGVYIAGGIVPRWGGLFEAARFRARFEDRGKISAYVKPIPTYLVVAPDPALKGLVKIASGLLES
- the ggt gene encoding gamma-glutamyltranspeptidase, which codes for MKFSRALLVIVGIAVVTAPLGIWWSHSGAKGRTGTGEYMVSSAHPEASKAGQQILAAGGSAVDAAIAVQLVLTLVEPQSSGIGGGAYMLHWDERARLLETYDGRETAPAGATPQLFLDEAGQPLSFFDAVVTGQSNGVPGAIAMLHLAHQEHGRLPWVDLFQPAIQLAEEGFLVTPRLNKMIAWSPALPRLPWSRAYFFTEDETGNAVPLAVGTRLKNPAYAKSLRLIAEQGPDVFYKGEIAEAIVAASQNAPIRPGTLSMTDMAAYEPVKRDPICLEYRTYTVCGMPPSTSGGLTSLQTLGILESFDMGAFRPGSLEAVHLITEASRLAYADRDLYIGDTDFVDVPVAAMLDENYLASRARLIDPSSSLGNAVAGVPVASGDLGSRYAPNESRSRPSTSHLSIVDAQGNVVSMTTSVEAPFGSHLMAGGFFINNQLTDFSFRPEIDGKPVANSVAPGKRPRSSMTPSMVFDADGNFHLAIGSPGGSRIIAYVTQTLVALLDHHLPMQEAINQPRHVNRNGPLEIEEGTAIADLKDELEQLGHEVMVKEITSGLHGIRRLEGGLEGGADPRREGVVLSGRL
- a CDS encoding putative aminopeptidase, with the translated sequence MVTSFPPNGLKAGPRNLITDVDGIKVGQAEDGTARTGATVILPDAPVTAAVNVMGGAPGTRETDALDPSRLLGGVIDAVTLSGGSVYGLDAGSGVTAWLGARGRGFEIAGSDMRAPIVPGAILFDLSNGGDKGWGEEPPYRRLGAEAAAAASESFELGNAGAGFGARAGSIKGGTGSASLVSDDGLQIGALMAVNSYGSAIVPGTKAFWAAPFEREGEFGGVAPASLSPDAEWLEGTKAGNPGLRQNTTIGIVATNADLTAAECNRVAVMAHDGLSRALRPAHAPVDGDVIFVIATGTHALGDDMRVRHLSEIGTYAGDCVARAISRGVYEATSIGDMIGYKDAVT
- the mta gene encoding HTH-type transcriptional activator mta, which encodes MTNEHEEYSVGQLAALAGVSVRTLHHYDAIGLLTPAHVARNGYRTYGHAEALRLQEILFYRDVGMALGEIKSFLEGSSNAIVRLTDHRDRLHREAHQTAQMIDTLNATIAHLKGDRDMTLDELYKPFSAEQQAAHEAWLIKTYGAAMADQIATSKRIIEELPHGIEGAMEELQAIERNLVATYESGTETSSDTLHALLERHRDFVSKMWGRPCSAEGFAGLADMYLSHPDFVARFEKLSPRFSAWLPVAMKAHAKRLDPEN
- the cirA gene encoding colicin I receptor — its product is MKKSAKSFAVAAALVTASSAAHADTIQYGALEELFGEPVTTSATGAPQRATDAPVPMTIITQEDIRRSGAYDIPGVLRDVVGVNVQRHSTFGADVGVRGYNQNFSPRILVLVNGRQVYLDDYGRTSWANIPVQLGEIRQIEVVKGPSTALFGFNAISGVINILTFNPLYDDVSVAEVRYGTNKFREASFAQSAKWGDNAGVRISGGIARAEEFDDGRNAGLGDPRKESLLLDSSVQVTDALQVGFEASYTNSRLNELVTGTTLGRDQYRTHSFKGSASLDTSAGLTSMTVYQNTLDLNFGGGFPVDQEVLVAKLDHLVSVGSDHTFRAATEYRTNELSYGPIGVNAGEVSYAVASVGGMWNWNINEQWTLNNALRVDFLSLDREGPFLGPTIFTNANFDRDLTEYSANSGVVFRATENDTLRLSYGRGVMVPSLLEFGLNAFPFGATPNLDPTIVNNVDLGWDHKMEGFADLLRVDVYAQKSENLRDFGSQVVPLGGPANLLLTQNSGDSEAYGVEFTLEGHVGENWTWDASYGFAKVEDSMRPGVTQNFEDTNSEHEANLHVGYAEGPWTADGFLNYVSERDFENGGALIPVNAYVDANVRVAYEFAEGVELGVVGRGLLGGQHQETVGSDVDQQLFATLRFDF